The following are encoded together in the Blautia obeum ATCC 29174 genome:
- the malQ gene encoding 4-alpha-glucanotransferase, with product MVKKRKCGVLLPISSLPSKYGIGCFDKKAYEFVDALKAAGQSYWQILPLGPTSYGDSPYQSFSTFAGNPYFISLEELIKEGVLTKKECDSVDFGDNESSVDYAKLYEGRMILLRKAYERSNIYMDPEFRKFQEEEAWWLKDYALFMAVKKRFGGVQWSEWAEDIRLRWQNALDYYREEMYFEIEFQEYMQFKFRQQWMKLKAYANEKGIQIIGDIPIYVAMDSADTWANPWLFKLDEKNCPTQVAGCPPDGFSATGQLWGNPLYNWEVHRNSGYEWWIKRIANCFRLYDVVRIDHFRGFDEYYAIPYGDATAENGWWEKGPGIDLFRAISASLGDREIIAEDLGYMTDSVKRLVEESGYPNMKVIEFAFDERDTGNASDYLPHNYPRNCVVYTGTHDNETLLSWLEDITPAERRQVRKYLNNFKDSGKELCDDLICLVMQSVANLCIVPMQDYLGLDNSARMNQPSTLGKNWKWRLKEGQFTAELQKEMLELATRYGRR from the coding sequence ATGGTAAAGAAAAGAAAATGCGGCGTGCTGCTTCCAATCAGCAGCCTGCCTTCAAAATATGGAATCGGATGTTTTGACAAAAAAGCATATGAATTTGTAGATGCACTGAAGGCTGCCGGCCAGAGTTACTGGCAGATCCTGCCGCTGGGGCCGACCAGCTATGGAGATTCTCCATACCAGTCCTTCTCCACTTTTGCTGGAAATCCATATTTTATCAGCCTGGAAGAGCTGATAAAAGAAGGGGTTCTCACCAAAAAAGAATGTGACAGTGTTGATTTTGGAGATAATGAGTCAAGTGTTGACTATGCAAAATTATACGAAGGCCGTATGATTCTTCTTCGAAAAGCATATGAAAGAAGCAATATTTATATGGATCCAGAATTCCGTAAGTTCCAGGAAGAAGAGGCATGGTGGCTGAAAGATTATGCACTCTTTATGGCAGTGAAGAAGCGTTTCGGCGGTGTACAGTGGAGTGAATGGGCAGAGGATATCCGCCTTCGCTGGCAGAATGCACTGGATTATTACAGAGAAGAAATGTATTTCGAAATTGAATTTCAGGAATATATGCAGTTTAAATTCCGCCAGCAGTGGATGAAACTGAAAGCTTATGCCAATGAAAAAGGAATCCAGATCATTGGTGATATTCCAATCTATGTAGCAATGGACAGTGCGGATACCTGGGCAAACCCATGGCTCTTCAAACTCGATGAGAAGAATTGCCCGACACAGGTGGCCGGATGCCCTCCGGATGGATTTTCCGCGACTGGTCAGCTCTGGGGAAACCCGCTGTATAACTGGGAAGTGCATCGCAACTCCGGATATGAATGGTGGATCAAACGAATTGCCAATTGTTTCCGTCTGTATGATGTTGTAAGGATTGATCATTTCCGTGGATTTGATGAATACTATGCAATTCCTTATGGCGATGCGACAGCAGAAAACGGATGGTGGGAAAAAGGACCTGGAATCGATCTGTTCCGTGCAATTTCCGCAAGTCTTGGTGACAGGGAGATCATCGCAGAAGACCTTGGATATATGACAGACAGTGTTAAGAGACTGGTAGAAGAGAGTGGCTATCCGAATATGAAGGTTATTGAGTTTGCCTTTGATGAGCGTGATACCGGAAATGCCAGTGACTACCTGCCACACAACTATCCAAGAAACTGCGTTGTTTATACGGGAACACATGATAATGAAACACTGCTTTCCTGGCTGGAGGATATCACTCCGGCAGAGAGACGGCAGGTGCGTAAATATCTGAATAATTTCAAGGACTCCGGTAAGGAACTGTGTGACGACCTGATCTGTCTGGTAATGCAGAGTGTTGCGAATCTCTGTATCGTGCCGATGCAGGATTATCTGGGACTCGATAATTCCGCACGAATGAATCAGCCATCCACACTTGGAAAGAACTGGAAGTGGAGATTAAAAGAAGGACAGTTCACGGCAGAACTTCAGAAAGAAATGCTGGAACTGGCAACACGCTACGGAAGAAGATAA
- a CDS encoding threonine/serine exporter family protein — protein sequence MQTAKDYLHVFLDMGDALLNSGAEIFRVEDTLNRMGYACGATQMNVFVITSSIVITMEFPGDGARTQTRRVREDGGNDFTKLEQLNDLSRRFCRQPVSATELRKEFDKINADRPKPLWKLFGSLLAASSFALFYGGSISDAIAAGLGAVLIWALQQYFRPVCMNEVTFQFAASFLTGCVICGLVLLCPFLHMDKIMIGDIMLLIPGLMSTNAIRDVLIGDTLSGIIRLIAALLLAAALALGFMGAILLFRRLGL from the coding sequence ATGCAGACAGCCAAAGATTATTTGCATGTTTTTCTTGATATGGGCGATGCACTGTTAAACAGCGGTGCAGAGATCTTCCGGGTGGAGGATACACTGAATCGAATGGGCTATGCCTGTGGTGCTACTCAGATGAATGTTTTTGTGATCACATCCAGTATTGTCATTACGATGGAATTTCCGGGAGACGGAGCGCGTACACAGACTCGCCGGGTACGGGAAGATGGCGGAAATGATTTTACCAAGCTGGAGCAGTTAAATGACTTGAGTCGTCGTTTTTGCAGGCAGCCTGTTTCTGCCACAGAACTTCGAAAAGAATTTGATAAGATCAATGCAGACAGACCAAAGCCACTCTGGAAACTTTTTGGAAGCCTTCTGGCGGCCAGTAGTTTTGCACTTTTTTATGGTGGAAGTATTTCGGATGCGATTGCGGCAGGACTTGGGGCTGTTTTGATCTGGGCATTACAGCAATATTTTCGACCAGTGTGTATGAATGAAGTGACGTTTCAGTTTGCTGCTTCTTTTCTGACAGGATGTGTTATTTGTGGACTTGTTTTGCTTTGCCCGTTCCTTCATATGGATAAGATTATGATTGGGGACATTATGCTTTTGATTCCAGGTCTTATGTCAACAAATGCTATCCGGGATGTGCTGATTGGTGATACACTTTCCGGAATTATCCGTCTGATTGCGGCATTGCTTCTGGCGGCCGCACTGGCACTTGGATTTATGGGGGCAATTCTTCTGTTTAGGAGGCTGGGGCTTTGA
- a CDS encoding threonine/serine exporter family protein: protein MNTTIVIQLITGALGSVGFGILFHMKKKYLPLAAAGGFISWMVFLLGKGLRGNVFLPSLLAGFIVDVYAEILARICKETSTSFFVTSVIPLIPGSTLYYCMNSIVEGNTVQALEYGRDTFLFAFGIAAGMSIAWAICYFLRSIKKK from the coding sequence TTGAACACAACAATTGTAATACAGCTGATTACCGGAGCCCTTGGTTCCGTGGGATTTGGAATTCTCTTCCATATGAAAAAGAAATACCTGCCTTTGGCAGCAGCTGGTGGATTTATAAGCTGGATGGTGTTTCTTCTCGGAAAAGGACTTCGGGGAAATGTCTTTCTTCCGTCATTGCTGGCAGGCTTTATTGTAGATGTGTATGCGGAAATTCTTGCAAGAATCTGTAAAGAAACGTCTACATCCTTTTTTGTAACTTCTGTTATTCCGTTGATTCCCGGAAGTACACTTTATTACTGCATGAATAGTATAGTGGAAGGGAACACGGTACAGGCACTGGAATATGGAAGGGATACTTTTCTCTTTGCATTTGGAATTGCAGCGGGAATGAGTATTGCGTGGGCAATCTGCTATTTCCTCAGAAGTATAAAGAAGAAATAG
- the glgB gene encoding 1,4-alpha-glucan branching protein GlgB — MDFYGFYTGKIFDAYKYLGAHVEEKGVTFRTFAPSASRITLIGDFNDWQEWEMNKVSDGNFWECYVPQAKAGQMYKYKIYDRNGNPVDHCDPYGFGMELRPSSASIIRDMSKYKFKDSQWLQSRSDCRKKPLNIYEIHFGSFRKPSDKADDWYNYEEMIDILIPYLVKNGYNYLEIMPLNEYPCDESWGYQATGFFSPTSRYGTADQLKAFIDACHKHNIGVLMDFVPVHFAVDAYGLANYDGTALYEYPNSAVGVSEWGSCNFMHSRGETRSFLQSCANYWIREFHMDGIRMDAISRAIYWQGDPARGVNLNAVEFLQYMNQGLKCMHPSVILAAEDSTSFPKVTDPVDQGGLGFDYKWDMGWMNDTLNYFRTAPEYRPENYHKLTFSMMYYYDARFLLPLSHDEVVHGKATIMQKMSGDYEYKFPQARSLYMYMYAHPGKKLNFMGNEIGQFREWDEKREQDWMLLDYPLHAGFARFMKDLNKLYLEHSAFWEKDYEADGFQWIDCHQEGCCIYVFERCSKKERMISLFNFSDQEQVYELHISDAQKLKELLNSNLTVYGGTQKRKSATKAIKDGKIVLTLPPYSSVYYLAE; from the coding sequence ATGGATTTTTATGGATTTTATACAGGAAAAATTTTTGACGCTTATAAATATCTCGGCGCCCATGTTGAAGAAAAAGGCGTAACTTTTCGTACTTTTGCACCTTCAGCCTCCCGCATCACTCTGATCGGGGACTTCAATGACTGGCAGGAATGGGAAATGAACAAAGTTTCTGACGGTAATTTCTGGGAATGCTATGTTCCACAGGCAAAAGCCGGTCAGATGTACAAATATAAGATTTATGACCGTAACGGTAATCCAGTCGATCATTGCGATCCGTATGGATTTGGCATGGAGCTTCGCCCAAGCAGTGCCTCTATCATTCGTGACATGTCAAAATACAAATTCAAAGACAGCCAGTGGTTGCAAAGCCGCAGCGACTGCCGAAAAAAACCGTTGAACATTTACGAAATTCATTTTGGTTCTTTTCGCAAGCCTTCTGACAAAGCAGATGACTGGTATAACTATGAAGAAATGATTGATATTCTGATTCCATATCTGGTCAAAAATGGCTATAACTATCTGGAGATCATGCCTCTGAATGAATATCCATGTGATGAATCCTGGGGCTATCAGGCAACCGGTTTTTTCAGTCCGACTTCCCGATACGGAACAGCTGATCAGCTGAAGGCCTTCATCGATGCCTGTCACAAACATAACATCGGCGTATTGATGGATTTTGTTCCGGTTCATTTTGCTGTAGATGCTTATGGCCTTGCGAATTACGATGGAACCGCACTTTATGAATATCCGAACTCTGCGGTTGGTGTCAGTGAATGGGGAAGCTGCAACTTCATGCATTCCCGCGGCGAGACCCGAAGCTTCCTGCAGTCCTGTGCAAACTACTGGATCAGAGAATTCCATATGGATGGTATCCGTATGGATGCGATCAGCCGTGCCATCTACTGGCAGGGCGATCCGGCAAGAGGCGTCAACCTCAATGCTGTAGAATTCCTGCAGTATATGAATCAGGGACTGAAGTGCATGCATCCTTCTGTGATTCTTGCAGCCGAAGATTCCACTTCTTTCCCAAAAGTAACCGATCCGGTCGATCAGGGCGGCCTTGGTTTTGATTATAAATGGGATATGGGATGGATGAACGATACGCTGAATTACTTCCGTACCGCGCCGGAATACCGCCCGGAAAACTATCACAAACTGACATTCTCCATGATGTACTACTATGATGCCCGTTTCCTGCTCCCGCTGTCTCACGATGAAGTTGTTCACGGCAAAGCAACGATCATGCAGAAAATGAGCGGCGACTATGAATACAAATTTCCACAGGCGCGTTCTCTGTATATGTACATGTATGCGCATCCGGGCAAAAAGCTGAATTTCATGGGAAATGAAATCGGCCAGTTCCGTGAATGGGATGAAAAACGCGAGCAGGACTGGATGCTTCTGGATTATCCACTTCATGCTGGATTCGCCCGTTTCATGAAAGACCTGAATAAATTGTATCTGGAACACTCTGCTTTCTGGGAAAAAGATTATGAAGCAGATGGTTTCCAGTGGATCGACTGCCATCAGGAAGGATGCTGCATCTATGTATTTGAACGCTGCAGCAAAAAAGAGCGTATGATTTCTCTTTTTAACTTTTCCGACCAGGAACAGGTATATGAACTGCACATTTCTGATGCACAGAAATTAAAAGAACTCTTGAACAGCAATCTCACTGTTTATGGCGGAACCCAGAAACGTAAAAGTGCCACAAAGGCAATAAAAGACGGCAAGATCGTCCTGACCCTGCCGCCATACTCTTCTGTTTATTATCTTGCTGAATAA
- a CDS encoding TetR/AcrR family transcriptional regulator yields MDIRIEKTERAIRNAFLELRAAKPLEKITVKELCSLACINKSTFYSHYEDIYALSQMLESETITTVIKNISSQQESPFKDPDVFTRNLYMALVSNHSLINILFSGTEKSHLGDCLETELKRLIVEKYPQYETDPEKDIMLSFCIQGCFHAYLNNQKNDLDTLIHVSETIVRKLAPLYIEERREHE; encoded by the coding sequence ATGGATATCAGAATAGAAAAAACAGAGAGAGCAATCCGAAATGCATTTCTGGAATTGCGTGCAGCGAAGCCACTGGAGAAAATTACGGTGAAAGAGCTGTGCAGCCTGGCATGCATCAATAAATCAACTTTTTACAGTCATTATGAGGATATTTATGCACTTTCACAGATGCTGGAGTCAGAGACGATCACGACAGTGATCAAAAATATTTCCAGTCAGCAGGAATCACCGTTTAAAGATCCGGATGTGTTCACAAGAAATTTATATATGGCTCTGGTATCGAATCATTCACTGATCAATATTTTGTTTTCCGGAACAGAAAAAAGTCATCTAGGTGACTGTCTGGAAACAGAATTGAAACGGCTGATCGTGGAAAAATATCCGCAGTATGAGACTGATCCGGAGAAAGATATCATGCTTTCCTTCTGTATTCAGGGATGCTTTCATGCGTATCTGAATAATCAGAAAAATGATCTGGATACACTGATCCATGTCAGTGAGACGATCGTGCGAAAACTGGCCCCTTTGTATATAGAAGAAAGAAGAGAACATGAATGA
- a CDS encoding translation factor GTPase family protein — MKKLVIGILAHVDAGKTTLSEELLYLCGEIRKIGRVDHGDAFLDTYELEKERGITIFSKQALLKTENMEVTLLDTPGHVDFSAEMERTLQVLDYAILVINGMDGVQSHTMTLWRLLERYQIPIFLFVNKMDQQGTDHDALLNDLKQHLHENCVDFGRTQDTDYGMYELTPEQLENIAVCEEDLLETYLETDIVEDRDIVRLIVQRKIFPCYFGSALKEKGVKDFWNGVQQYTAEPERPTEFGAKVFKIARDEQGNRLTYMKITGGSLKVKTLLSSNSNGQILPGRKAEEAAWEEKADQIRLYSGAKYELTPEAEAGTVCAVTGLTRTYPGEGLGIERESELPVLEPVLNYQIILPDDCDPHQMLQKLRQLEEEEPQLHILWDSQLAEIHAQLMGEVQIEILKKMIWDRFHVAVEFGAGSIVYKETVAEPVEGVGHFEPLRHYAEVHLLIEPGEPGSGCQFFTACSEDVLARNWQRLILTHLEEKEHIGVLTGSPLTDVQITILTGRAHAKHTEGGDFRQATYRAVRQGLRKARNILLEPYYEFRLEVPAEMIGRAMADVQKMQGTFDAPEVEGETAILKGTAAVAQMRDYQKEVVSYTHGTGKLFCSLKGYAPCKNQDEVIQNIGYDPEADLENPTGSVFCAHGAGFVVPWDQVEAYMHLQSGVDMDELDSESWYEDVESAQNPGTAVDNANISRNISGKNGKFSYSGSYEEEEELQAIFERTFGPMKRDRTAFQKKTVHSSTPATRYRARKPRQEEYLLVDGYNIIFSWEELNELAKENIHAACDKLMDILSNYQGYRKCTLILVFDAYKVEGHVEEIIPYHNIYVVYTKEAETADQYIEKTVHRIGRQYQVTVATSDGLEQVIIMGQGAHRISAQGLKKEIEDTEKTAREEWHQRRQSSKTYLFDHMSEEMQEQMEKIRLGENK; from the coding sequence ATGAAAAAACTGGTTATTGGAATTCTGGCACATGTAGATGCCGGAAAGACAACTCTGTCAGAAGAACTTCTGTATCTGTGCGGTGAGATCCGAAAGATTGGCCGTGTAGATCATGGAGATGCTTTTCTTGACACATATGAACTGGAAAAAGAACGAGGGATTACGATTTTTTCCAAGCAAGCGTTGCTAAAAACAGAAAATATGGAAGTGACGCTTTTGGATACACCGGGACATGTGGATTTTTCAGCTGAAATGGAACGTACGCTGCAGGTCCTCGATTATGCGATTCTGGTGATCAATGGAATGGACGGTGTGCAGAGCCATACGATGACTTTGTGGAGACTTCTGGAGCGATATCAGATTCCGATATTCCTGTTTGTCAATAAGATGGATCAGCAGGGAACAGATCACGATGCATTGCTGAATGATCTGAAGCAGCATCTTCATGAAAATTGTGTGGATTTTGGGAGAACACAGGATACAGATTACGGAATGTATGAACTTACTCCAGAGCAGCTGGAAAACATTGCGGTCTGTGAGGAAGACCTTCTGGAAACATACCTGGAAACAGACATCGTCGAAGACCGTGATATTGTACGACTGATCGTACAGCGAAAAATCTTCCCGTGTTATTTTGGTTCTGCACTTAAAGAAAAAGGCGTTAAGGATTTCTGGAATGGTGTACAGCAATATACAGCAGAACCAGAGCGTCCGACAGAATTTGGCGCAAAAGTATTCAAGATCGCCAGAGATGAACAGGGAAATCGTCTTACGTATATGAAAATCACAGGAGGCAGTCTTAAAGTAAAGACACTGCTTTCTTCAAATTCAAACGGACAGATTCTGCCGGGGCGTAAAGCAGAAGAGGCTGCCTGGGAAGAAAAGGCAGATCAGATTCGTCTGTACTCCGGAGCAAAATATGAACTGACACCGGAAGCAGAAGCCGGAACGGTCTGTGCGGTGACAGGACTTACGAGAACCTATCCGGGAGAGGGACTGGGAATTGAACGGGAATCAGAACTTCCGGTTCTGGAACCTGTCCTGAATTACCAGATTATCCTTCCGGATGACTGTGATCCACATCAGATGCTCCAAAAGCTGCGTCAGTTGGAAGAGGAAGAACCGCAGCTTCATATTCTCTGGGACAGTCAGCTGGCGGAAATTCATGCACAGCTGATGGGCGAAGTGCAGATTGAGATTCTGAAAAAAATGATCTGGGATCGTTTTCATGTGGCTGTGGAATTTGGTGCTGGAAGTATTGTTTATAAAGAAACGGTTGCAGAGCCGGTAGAAGGTGTGGGACATTTTGAACCGCTCCGTCATTATGCAGAAGTACATCTTCTGATCGAACCGGGGGAACCAGGAAGCGGATGCCAGTTCTTTACTGCATGCAGTGAGGATGTACTTGCACGAAACTGGCAGAGACTGATTCTGACGCATCTTGAAGAAAAGGAGCATATTGGTGTATTGACTGGATCGCCACTGACTGATGTGCAGATTACGATTCTTACCGGAAGGGCACATGCGAAACATACGGAGGGTGGTGACTTCCGACAGGCAACTTACCGTGCGGTACGTCAGGGACTTCGCAAAGCAAGAAATATTCTTCTGGAACCGTATTATGAATTCCGACTGGAAGTACCGGCAGAGATGATAGGACGAGCAATGGCAGATGTCCAGAAGATGCAGGGAACGTTTGATGCACCGGAGGTAGAGGGCGAAACTGCAATTCTCAAAGGGACTGCGGCTGTCGCTCAGATGCGGGATTACCAGAAAGAAGTGGTTTCCTACACACATGGAACAGGAAAACTTTTTTGCAGCCTTAAAGGATATGCACCATGTAAGAATCAGGATGAAGTGATACAGAATATTGGATATGATCCGGAAGCGGATCTGGAAAATCCGACAGGATCTGTATTTTGCGCGCATGGAGCTGGTTTTGTTGTTCCCTGGGATCAGGTAGAAGCTTATATGCATCTGCAAAGTGGTGTGGATATGGATGAACTGGACAGTGAAAGCTGGTATGAGGATGTGGAAAGTGCGCAAAATCCGGGTACAGCGGTGGATAACGCAAACATTTCCAGAAATATCAGTGGAAAAAACGGAAAGTTTTCTTACAGCGGAAGCTATGAAGAAGAGGAAGAACTGCAGGCTATTTTTGAACGTACTTTTGGGCCGATGAAGCGTGACCGTACTGCTTTCCAGAAAAAGACCGTACACAGTTCGACGCCGGCTACCCGTTACAGAGCAAGGAAACCGCGACAGGAAGAATATCTGCTGGTGGATGGATACAATATCATCTTTTCCTGGGAAGAACTGAATGAACTTGCAAAGGAAAATATTCATGCTGCATGCGACAAATTGATGGATATCTTAAGTAACTATCAGGGGTATCGTAAATGTACGCTGATTCTTGTTTTTGATGCCTACAAAGTGGAGGGACATGTGGAAGAAATCATTCCGTATCATAATATCTATGTGGTTTACACGAAAGAGGCCGAGACAGCAGACCAGTATATTGAAAAGACGGTCCACAGGATCGGCAGACAGTATCAGGTAACGGTTGCGACTTCTGATGGGCTGGAACAGGTCATCATTATGGGACAGGGCGCCCACAGAATCTCTGCACAGGGATTGAAGAAAGAGATAGAAGATACGGAAAAAACTGCCAGAGAAGAATGGCATCAGCGCAGACAGAGCAGCAAAACGTATCTGTTTGATCATATGTCAGAGGAGATGCAGGAGCAAATGGAAAAAATCCGTCTGGGAGAAAATAAATGA
- a CDS encoding leucine-rich repeat protein has translation MIYLYKRNKTGICIDRVYGYDTIVELPDMLEGFPVTELGAYIFSDHIDSTELKMMQEKENFCTENGRATRPEDDMPQAAGNRVEEIRLPRQLRKIGRYAFYNCFHLKKLTFYGKMQDLGAGALTGCHRMEQIAVETDEKGESSLRDFLTELPETLCVDITIDGEYGRFWFPEFFEEGVENTPARILENHVHGSGIRYRNSFVHKKINTLEYDRLFPYAVAWEQERIVLNLALDRILYPVSMTDEAKEKYLIYIKEHIQQAIRLLGEQKAYDSMQRILRKLAPDRAETEKMLETAQSANDSRCVSILMNELQKHGRKQRKAFEL, from the coding sequence ATGATCTATTTATATAAAAGAAACAAAACAGGAATCTGCATTGACCGTGTATATGGATACGATACGATCGTAGAACTTCCGGATATGCTGGAAGGCTTTCCGGTGACGGAGTTGGGCGCGTATATTTTTTCGGACCATATCGATTCGACAGAATTAAAAATGATGCAGGAAAAAGAAAATTTTTGCACAGAGAACGGCAGGGCGACACGACCTGAGGATGATATGCCGCAAGCTGCGGGAAATCGTGTAGAAGAAATCCGTCTTCCACGTCAGCTCAGGAAGATTGGCCGGTATGCTTTTTATAACTGTTTTCATCTTAAGAAGCTTACGTTCTATGGAAAAATGCAGGACCTGGGTGCAGGAGCACTTACCGGCTGCCACAGGATGGAACAGATTGCGGTGGAGACCGATGAAAAGGGAGAATCCAGTTTACGGGATTTCCTGACAGAGCTTCCGGAGACACTATGCGTTGACATAACGATAGATGGGGAATATGGAAGGTTCTGGTTTCCGGAATTTTTTGAAGAAGGTGTGGAAAACACGCCTGCCAGGATCCTGGAAAATCATGTGCATGGAAGCGGAATTCGTTATCGAAACAGTTTCGTACATAAAAAGATCAATACGTTGGAATACGACCGGCTATTTCCATATGCAGTTGCCTGGGAACAGGAGCGGATCGTATTGAATCTGGCACTGGACCGAATTCTTTATCCGGTAAGCATGACAGATGAGGCAAAAGAAAAGTATCTCATATATATAAAGGAACACATACAGCAGGCAATAAGGCTTCTGGGAGAACAGAAAGCATATGATTCCATGCAGCGTATCCTGAGGAAACTTGCGCCAGATCGGGCAGAAACAGAAAAGATGCTTGAAACGGCACAGAGTGCGAATGATTCCAGATGTGTCAGCATTTTAATGAATGAACTACAGAAACATGGAAGAAAACAGAGAAAGGCATTTGAACTGTGA
- a CDS encoding VWA-like domain-containing protein: protein MKKEYRGKFGNFVHEERKKEEETLEICEDILKNSRNEMAVAMRFLQSAFGALRPTVSGETDVMGTDGKLLFASPTWLLNTFIQNKVWINRMYLHELLHCLFCHLWNRKVKEESDQRLWNLAADIAVENVMDDLYEKAVYIRPNSFRREKYRQWKEKKNVLTADAMFYLLMECEENEIIRLEQEFRRDDHHFWYTPQNRSGMASHQKEWEEMRRKMQTEIELFSKEAAGDSPGLVEHLQAENRKRYDYREFLRKFSVLKEEMQVDMDSFDPIYYNLGLELYGNMPLIEPLETKEMKKIEDFVIVLDTSMSCNGSLIRRFLEETYSVLSESESFFRKIQVHIIQCDEKIQDDQVIHDQREMEAYLQDFTIRGFGGTDFRPAFAYVDQLLKMGSFQRLRGLLYFTDGYGMFPAKMPPYDTAFIFMKDDYRDVDVPPWAIKLILDTKALERERTAEHYEY, encoded by the coding sequence GTGAAAAAAGAGTACAGGGGCAAATTTGGAAATTTTGTTCACGAAGAGAGAAAAAAAGAAGAAGAAACTTTGGAAATCTGCGAGGACATTCTGAAAAACTCCAGAAATGAGATGGCTGTTGCCATGCGTTTTCTCCAAAGTGCATTCGGGGCACTGCGTCCGACTGTTTCGGGTGAGACAGATGTTATGGGAACTGACGGGAAACTGCTTTTTGCTTCGCCGACATGGCTTTTGAATACATTTATACAAAACAAAGTATGGATCAATCGTATGTATCTGCATGAACTGCTTCATTGTCTGTTTTGTCATCTCTGGAATCGCAAAGTAAAAGAAGAAAGTGATCAGAGACTCTGGAACCTGGCGGCAGATATTGCAGTAGAGAATGTCATGGATGACCTTTATGAGAAAGCGGTCTATATCCGACCGAACAGTTTCCGAAGAGAAAAGTACCGCCAGTGGAAGGAAAAAAAGAACGTTCTTACAGCCGATGCGATGTTTTATCTGTTGATGGAATGCGAAGAAAACGAGATTATCCGATTGGAGCAGGAATTCAGGCGTGACGATCATCATTTCTGGTATACACCGCAGAATCGCAGTGGAATGGCGAGTCACCAGAAAGAATGGGAAGAGATGCGACGCAAGATGCAGACGGAGATTGAACTTTTTTCAAAAGAAGCGGCAGGTGATTCTCCGGGACTTGTGGAGCATTTACAGGCAGAGAACCGGAAGCGTTATGACTACCGGGAGTTTCTGCGGAAGTTTTCGGTTCTAAAAGAAGAGATGCAGGTGGATATGGATTCCTTTGATCCGATCTACTATAATCTGGGATTGGAATTATATGGAAATATGCCTCTGATCGAGCCTTTGGAAACAAAAGAGATGAAGAAAATCGAAGACTTTGTGATTGTTTTGGATACATCGATGTCCTGTAACGGCAGCCTGATCCGTCGTTTTCTGGAGGAAACGTACAGTGTGCTGTCTGAGTCGGAGAGCTTTTTCCGTAAGATTCAGGTACATATCATTCAGTGTGATGAAAAGATTCAGGATGATCAGGTGATTCATGATCAGCGGGAGATGGAGGCGTATCTCCAGGACTTTACAATCCGGGGATTTGGCGGGACAGATTTTCGTCCGGCATTTGCCTATGTGGATCAGCTTCTGAAAATGGGCAGCTTTCAGCGGCTGCGAGGACTTCTGTACTTTACAGATGGATATGGGATGTTCCCGGCGAAGATGCCGCCGTATGATACGGCATTCATTTTTATGAAAGATGATTATCGGGATGTGGATGTGCCGCCATGGGCGATCAAGTTGATACTGGATACCAAGGCACTGGAAAGAGAGAGGACAGCAGAGCATTATGAATATTAA